A single genomic interval of Mycolicibacterium sp. MU0053 harbors:
- a CDS encoding VWA domain-containing protein, translating into MTDPNHTRLVFLLDRSGSMQSIKSDVIGGFDAFLAEQRTGEGLCTVTLAQFDDEYELVYRGIALAQVPPLALFPRGRTALLDSMGKLITDTAAELNTLPQDARPGTVVVAIMTDGMENASTEWRRPDIKALVEQQTNDHGWEFLYMGADQDAVEAGRDLGVKDGQAITYAKGKSREAMLAASDNIRGYRNARAQDPVAAMPEFTAGQRAQLAEE; encoded by the coding sequence ATGACAGACCCGAATCACACCCGGCTCGTGTTCCTGTTGGACCGGTCCGGCTCGATGCAATCGATCAAGTCCGACGTCATCGGGGGTTTCGATGCATTCCTCGCCGAGCAGCGCACCGGCGAGGGCCTGTGCACCGTGACGTTGGCGCAGTTCGATGACGAGTACGAACTCGTCTACCGCGGCATCGCCCTCGCACAGGTGCCTCCGCTGGCGCTGTTCCCGCGCGGCAGGACGGCGCTGCTGGACTCCATGGGCAAGCTCATCACCGACACGGCCGCGGAACTCAACACCCTGCCCCAGGACGCCAGGCCGGGCACAGTCGTCGTGGCGATCATGACCGACGGCATGGAAAACGCCAGCACCGAATGGCGTCGGCCCGACATCAAAGCCCTCGTCGAGCAACAGACCAACGACCATGGCTGGGAGTTCCTCTACATGGGTGCCGATCAAGATGCCGTCGAGGCGGGCAGGGACCTGGGCGTCAAGGACGGGCAGGCCATCACCTACGCGAAGGGCAAATCCCGCGAGGCGATGCTCGCGGCCTCGGACAACATCCGCGGCTACCGCAACGCCAGGGCGCAGGACCCAGTCGCCGCGATGCCCGAATTCACCGCCGGCCAGCGCGCGCAACTGGCCGAGGAGTGA
- a CDS encoding HNH endonuclease signature motif containing protein — protein sequence MFPPTPPAVAEACPGERLEVLFDELAQLCGQRNAIDGRIVEIVAEVDRDGLWGNTGAKSVPALVAWKTGTSPNNAETIAAIAQRLEAFPTCAQGMREGRLSLDQVGVIAQRAADGSDQHYAQLAGVATVTQLRTAIKLEPRPEPDPRPAPPPAITKTTNAEFTDWRIRLPHDLSATFDAALQSHHDALIAEWKRDHDNTADTADQQPPLPTNTEAFMRLVESGWDTEVTLRPHGHRTTVVVHLDVKDRIAALHLGPLLSDSDRQYLTCDATCEVWFERDGEPIGAGRSTRTISRRLRRALEHRDRCCAVPGCGATRGLHAHHLVHWEDGGPTELSNLVLLCPYHHRLHHRGRITITGPAHRLTVTDSAGRQLPPGSLARPPTTPPPAVPPCPGPTGERADWWWYQPFQPQAPPTTN from the coding sequence ATGTTCCCGCCGACGCCCCCAGCCGTCGCTGAGGCGTGCCCCGGCGAGCGTCTCGAGGTGCTTTTCGACGAGTTGGCCCAGTTGTGCGGTCAACGCAACGCCATCGATGGACGCATCGTGGAGATCGTTGCCGAGGTGGACCGCGACGGACTGTGGGGCAACACCGGCGCGAAGTCGGTGCCGGCGTTGGTGGCCTGGAAGACCGGCACCTCACCGAACAACGCCGAGACCATCGCAGCCATCGCCCAGCGACTCGAGGCGTTTCCCACCTGCGCCCAGGGCATGCGGGAAGGCCGCCTGTCGCTGGACCAGGTCGGCGTGATCGCCCAACGCGCCGCCGACGGATCCGACCAGCACTACGCGCAGCTGGCCGGCGTCGCCACCGTCACCCAACTGCGCACCGCCATCAAACTGGAACCACGCCCCGAACCCGACCCTCGGCCCGCACCGCCGCCGGCGATCACCAAGACCACCAACGCCGAGTTCACCGACTGGCGCATCAGATTGCCCCACGACTTGTCGGCCACCTTCGACGCGGCGCTGCAGTCCCACCACGACGCGCTGATCGCCGAGTGGAAACGCGACCACGACAACACCGCCGACACCGCCGACCAACAGCCTCCGCTGCCGACCAACACCGAGGCGTTCATGCGCCTGGTTGAGTCCGGATGGGACACCGAGGTGACGCTTCGCCCCCACGGACACCGCACCACCGTGGTGGTACACCTCGACGTCAAAGACCGCATCGCCGCCCTGCATCTGGGCCCGCTGCTCTCCGACTCCGACCGGCAATACCTGACGTGTGACGCCACCTGCGAAGTGTGGTTCGAACGCGACGGCGAACCCATCGGCGCCGGACGATCCACCCGCACCATCAGCCGCCGGCTGCGCCGCGCCCTCGAACACCGCGACCGCTGCTGCGCCGTACCCGGTTGCGGAGCCACCCGAGGCCTGCACGCCCACCACCTCGTGCACTGGGAAGACGGCGGCCCCACCGAACTGAGCAACCTCGTACTGCTCTGCCCGTATCACCACCGCCTGCATCATCGCGGCCGCATCACCATCACCGGCCCCGCCCACCGGCTCACCGTTACCGACAGCGCCGGCCGACAGCTGCCGCCCGGATCACTGGCGCGCCCACCGACAACCCCGCCACCGGCCGTCCCACCCTGCCCCGGACCCACCGGCGAACGCGCCGACTGGTGGTGGTACCAACCCTTCCAACCACAAGCACCGCCCACGACCAACTAG
- a CDS encoding formate/nitrite transporter family protein, translating to MSDTSQRQLGETDSPLEDELEDAFNRTVDEGTQRLHRPWREVLITGFFGGTEVAMGVLAYLAVLQATGNQLLAGLAFSVGFLALLLGHSELFTEGFLVPVMTVVAKRGSVRQLLKLWGGTLAANLAGGWVIMWLIMTAYPKLHAQTVESATHFVTAPLSAETIALALLGGMVITLMTRMQHGTDSVPGKIAAAVAGAFLLAGLQMFHSILDSLLIFGALFTGDAPFGYLDWLSWFGYTLVGNICGGLILVTLLRLLRSKNRLQEERSDAEAEPG from the coding sequence GTGAGCGACACCAGTCAGCGCCAACTCGGCGAAACCGACAGCCCGCTCGAGGACGAACTCGAGGACGCGTTCAACAGGACGGTCGACGAGGGCACGCAACGTCTGCACCGCCCCTGGCGCGAGGTTCTGATCACTGGATTCTTCGGCGGCACCGAGGTCGCGATGGGCGTCCTGGCGTACCTCGCGGTGCTACAGGCGACGGGCAATCAGCTCCTGGCGGGCCTGGCGTTCTCCGTCGGGTTCCTCGCCCTGCTGCTGGGCCACAGCGAACTGTTCACCGAGGGTTTCCTTGTACCGGTCATGACCGTGGTTGCCAAGCGTGGCAGCGTTCGGCAACTCCTCAAGCTGTGGGGCGGCACCCTTGCCGCCAACCTGGCGGGCGGCTGGGTGATCATGTGGCTGATCATGACGGCGTATCCGAAGCTGCATGCCCAGACCGTGGAATCGGCCACGCACTTCGTCACCGCTCCGCTTTCTGCGGAGACGATCGCACTGGCACTGCTCGGCGGGATGGTCATCACGCTGATGACCCGCATGCAGCACGGCACGGACTCCGTTCCCGGAAAGATCGCAGCGGCCGTTGCGGGGGCCTTTCTGCTCGCAGGGCTGCAGATGTTCCATTCCATCCTCGATTCCCTGCTGATCTTCGGGGCGCTGTTCACCGGTGACGCGCCGTTCGGCTACCTCGATTGGCTCAGCTGGTTCGGCTACACCTTGGTCGGAAACATCTGCGGCGGTTTGATACTGGTGACTTTGTTGCGGCTGTTGCGCAGTAAGAACCGGCTGCAGGAAGAGCGCAGCGACGCCGAGGCCGAACCCGGGTGA